The Streptomyces sp. NBC_01255 genome window below encodes:
- a CDS encoding ArsA family ATPase, protein MSRLQVVSGKGGTGKTTVAAALALALATEGKRTLLVEVEGRQGIAQLFETEALPYEERKIAVAPGGGEVYALAIDAERALLDYLQMFYKLGTAGRALKKLGAIDFATTIAPGVRDVLLTGKACEAVRRREKHGGHTYDHVVMDAPPTGRITRFLNVNDEVAGLARIGPIYNQAQAVMRVLKSPETAVHLVTLLEEMPVQETADGIAELRAAELPVGRVVVNMVRPHVLDEAAVRAASGDHRDAIARSLASVGVAGGSRLVEPLLDQAAEHARRVELEREQRAVLDGIDVPSYELPFLGDGGDIAGLYRLAKELRKQGVGA, encoded by the coding sequence GTGAGCAGGCTCCAGGTCGTCAGCGGAAAGGGCGGTACCGGTAAGACGACGGTCGCCGCGGCCCTCGCGCTCGCCCTCGCGACGGAGGGCAAACGCACCCTCCTCGTCGAGGTCGAAGGCAGACAGGGCATCGCACAGCTCTTCGAGACGGAAGCGCTTCCGTACGAGGAGCGCAAGATCGCCGTCGCGCCGGGCGGCGGCGAGGTGTACGCGCTGGCGATCGACGCCGAGCGCGCGCTCCTCGACTACCTCCAGATGTTCTACAAACTGGGCACCGCGGGGCGGGCCCTGAAGAAGCTCGGGGCGATCGACTTCGCGACGACGATAGCGCCGGGGGTACGGGACGTCCTGTTGACCGGCAAGGCGTGCGAGGCGGTCAGACGGCGCGAGAAGCACGGCGGCCACACCTACGACCACGTGGTCATGGACGCGCCGCCCACCGGCCGCATCACCCGCTTCCTCAACGTCAACGACGAGGTGGCGGGCCTGGCCAGGATCGGCCCGATATACAACCAGGCGCAGGCCGTCATGCGGGTCCTCAAGTCGCCCGAGACGGCGGTCCATCTGGTGACGCTCCTGGAGGAGATGCCGGTCCAGGAGACGGCGGACGGCATCGCGGAGCTCCGCGCCGCCGAACTGCCGGTGGGGCGGGTCGTGGTGAACATGGTCCGCCCGCACGTCCTCGACGAGGCGGCGGTACGGGCCGCCTCCGGCGACCACCGGGACGCGATCGCGCGGAGCCTGGCCTCCGTCGGCGTCGCGGGCGGCTCGCGGCTCGTCGAACCGCTCCTCGACCAGGCGGCCGAGCACGCCCGGCGGGTGGAGCTGGAGCGGGAGCAGCGCGCGGTCCTGGACGGCATCGACGTGCCCTCGTACGAGCTCCCCTTCCTCGGGGACGGCGGGGACATCGCAGGGCTCTACCGGCTGGCGAAGGAACTGCGGAAGCAAGGGGTGGGCGCGTGA
- a CDS encoding DUF4177 domain-containing protein, whose product MTKWEYVTVPLLVHATKQILDTWGEDGWELVQVVPGPNNPEQLVAYLKRAKS is encoded by the coding sequence ATGACCAAGTGGGAGTACGTCACGGTGCCGCTTCTGGTGCACGCGACGAAGCAGATTCTGGACACCTGGGGCGAGGACGGCTGGGAGCTCGTCCAGGTCGTGCCCGGGCCGAACAACCCCGAGCAGCTCGTGGCCTACCTGAAGCGGGCCAAGTCGTGA
- a CDS encoding RidA family protein yields MSGAVEAKLAELGLTLPEVVPPLAAYQPAVQSGVYVYTSGQLPMVGGKLSVTGKVGDEVTAEEAKQLAATCALNALAAVKSVAGDLDRIKRVVKVVGFVASASDFTGQPAVINGASELLGAVLGDKGVHARSAVGVAVLPLDAPVEVEVQVELVEA; encoded by the coding sequence GTGAGCGGGGCCGTGGAGGCGAAGCTCGCCGAGCTCGGCCTGACCCTGCCGGAGGTCGTGCCCCCGTTGGCCGCGTACCAGCCGGCCGTGCAGTCGGGCGTGTACGTCTACACCTCGGGCCAGCTCCCGATGGTGGGGGGCAAGCTCTCGGTGACCGGCAAGGTCGGCGACGAGGTCACCGCCGAGGAGGCCAAGCAGCTCGCGGCCACCTGCGCGCTGAACGCCCTCGCGGCCGTGAAGTCGGTCGCCGGTGACCTGGACCGGATCAAGCGGGTCGTGAAGGTCGTGGGCTTCGTCGCCTCCGCCTCCGACTTCACCGGGCAGCCGGCCGTCATCAACGGCGCCAGCGAGCTGCTCGGCGCGGTCCTCGGCGACAAGGGCGTGCACGCGCGCAGCGCCGTCGGCGTGGCCGTGCTGCCGCTCGACGCGCCGGTCGAGGTCGAGGTCCAGGTGGAGCTCGTCGAGGCCTGA
- a CDS encoding NUDIX hydrolase, translating into MPPKSNAQPNGQWYPPEWPDRIRALAAGELTPVSPRRAATVLILRDGAAGPDVHMLRRRASMAFAGGAYAYPGGGVDPRDEHPVRWAGPSLDEWAGRLGLDDPAQAQAVVCAAVRETYEEAGVLLAGDTADSVVGDTTGEDWERDREALVARELSFADFLDRRGLVLRSDLLGAWARWITPEFEQRRYDTWFFVAALPAGQRTRNASTEADRTVWIRPAEAAAGYDRGELTMMPPTISTLRTLEPYGTAAEALEAAGGQDMTPVLAQARLEGDELVLSWPGHEEFTKIIPVGGTR; encoded by the coding sequence ATGCCGCCCAAGTCGAATGCTCAGCCGAACGGTCAGTGGTACCCGCCGGAATGGCCCGACCGCATCCGCGCCCTCGCCGCGGGCGAGCTCACCCCGGTGAGCCCCCGGCGCGCCGCCACCGTGCTCATCCTGCGGGACGGGGCAGCGGGGCCCGACGTGCACATGCTGCGCCGTCGCGCCTCGATGGCCTTCGCGGGCGGCGCGTACGCCTACCCCGGCGGCGGGGTCGACCCGCGCGACGAGCACCCGGTGCGCTGGGCGGGGCCCTCGCTCGACGAGTGGGCCGGGCGCCTCGGCCTCGACGACCCCGCGCAGGCCCAGGCCGTGGTCTGCGCCGCCGTACGCGAGACGTACGAGGAGGCGGGCGTCCTGCTCGCCGGGGACACCGCGGACAGCGTGGTCGGCGACACCACCGGCGAGGACTGGGAGCGGGACCGGGAGGCGCTCGTCGCCCGGGAGCTGTCCTTCGCCGACTTCCTCGACCGGCGCGGGCTCGTCCTGCGCTCGGACCTGCTCGGCGCGTGGGCCCGCTGGATCACCCCGGAGTTCGAGCAGCGGCGCTACGACACGTGGTTCTTCGTGGCCGCGCTGCCGGCCGGGCAGCGCACCCGGAACGCCTCCACGGAGGCGGACCGCACGGTCTGGATCCGCCCGGCGGAGGCCGCCGCCGGCTATGACCGCGGCGAGCTGACGATGATGCCGCCGACGATCTCGACCCTGCGCACCCTGGAGCCGTACGGCACGGCCGCCGAGGCGCTGGAGGCGGCCGGGGGCCAGGACATGACCCCCGTGCTCGCACAGGCGCGTCTGGAGGGCGACGAGCTGGTCCTGAGCTGGCCGGGGCACGAGGAGTTCACCAAGATCATCCCGGTCGGGGGTACGCGATGA
- a CDS encoding MBL fold metallo-hydrolase → MSDAAALPGQPRGLVVSGPATARAVNVLAPNPSAMTLDGTNTWLLSEPGSDLAVVVDPGPLDEGHLRHVVETAEKLGKRVALTLLTHGHPDHAEGAGRFAELTGTAVRALDPALRLGDEGLGEGDVVTVGGLELRVVPTPGHTSDSLSFHLPADRAVLTGDTILGRGTTMVAHPDGRLGDYLDSLRRLRSLTVDDGVHTVLPGHGPVLEDAQGAVEFYLAHRANRLAQVETAVESGHRTAAEVVAHVYADVDRSLWPAAELSVRAQLEYLRERGLV, encoded by the coding sequence ATGAGCGACGCCGCCGCCCTGCCCGGGCAGCCGCGCGGGCTCGTCGTCTCCGGGCCCGCGACCGCCCGCGCCGTGAACGTCCTCGCGCCGAACCCGTCCGCGATGACCCTCGACGGCACGAACACCTGGCTCCTCTCCGAGCCCGGCTCCGACCTCGCCGTCGTCGTCGACCCGGGGCCGCTCGACGAGGGCCATCTGCGCCATGTCGTCGAGACCGCCGAGAAGCTCGGCAAGCGGGTCGCGCTCACCCTGCTCACCCACGGCCACCCGGACCACGCGGAGGGCGCGGGACGCTTCGCCGAGCTGACCGGGACCGCCGTACGGGCCCTCGACCCGGCGCTGCGGCTCGGCGACGAGGGGCTCGGCGAGGGGGACGTGGTGACGGTCGGCGGCCTGGAGCTGCGGGTCGTCCCGACGCCCGGGCACACCTCGGACTCGCTCTCCTTCCATCTGCCCGCCGACCGGGCGGTCCTGACGGGGGACACGATCCTGGGGCGCGGCACGACGATGGTCGCGCATCCGGACGGGCGGCTCGGCGACTACCTGGACTCGCTGCGGCGGCTGCGCTCGCTCACCGTCGACGACGGGGTGCACACGGTCCTGCCGGGGCACGGGCCGGTCCTGGAGGACGCGCAGGGGGCCGTGGAGTTCTATCTGGCGCACCGGGCGAACCGGCTCGCCCAGGTCGAGACGGCGGTCGAGAGCGGCCACCGGACGGCGGCCGAGGTCGTCGCGCACGTGTACGCGGACGTGGACCGCTCGCTGTGGCCGGCCGCGGAGCTGTCCGTGCGGGCGCAGCTGGAGTACCTGCGGGAGCGCGGCCTGGTGTAG
- a CDS encoding prohibitin family protein, with product MFVIAILLLIAAVVLFFVARSQDSKGLKLGAVGAVVAGLFSLVVSMTYVISAYEVGVPVAFGKVGSPMTSGMHVKSPFTDVTTFSTRPVDLNLSDKDVVEVRSSQGGVMYAEVTVKWAVVPSKSVELYKLAGSEDAIQQRLVYPDSREIVRNVFARYTSEQGYASDREKINAEIGTLIKERLVPRGIDVTTVNLRNVKPSDSLQGQIDRKIQQQQATERALEAARTAQAESDRRRIEAEGIARANKILNDSLTDKVLMNQCIDAFKEAAAKNPIYTVPCANGGSAPVIVDGSKR from the coding sequence GTGTTCGTCATCGCCATTCTGTTGCTCATCGCCGCAGTGGTGCTCTTCTTCGTCGCCCGCTCGCAGGACTCGAAGGGGCTGAAGCTCGGCGCCGTCGGCGCGGTCGTCGCCGGCCTCTTCTCGCTCGTCGTCAGCATGACGTACGTGATCAGCGCGTACGAGGTCGGTGTGCCGGTCGCCTTCGGCAAGGTGGGCTCGCCCATGACCTCGGGCATGCACGTGAAGTCGCCGTTCACCGACGTCACGACGTTCTCCACCCGCCCCGTCGACCTCAACCTCTCCGACAAGGACGTGGTCGAGGTCCGCTCCTCGCAGGGTGGCGTGATGTACGCCGAGGTGACGGTGAAGTGGGCTGTCGTCCCGTCCAAGTCCGTCGAGCTGTACAAGCTCGCGGGCAGCGAGGACGCCATCCAGCAGCGGCTCGTCTACCCGGACAGCCGGGAGATCGTCCGGAACGTCTTCGCCCGCTACACCAGCGAGCAGGGGTACGCCTCCGACCGCGAGAAGATCAATGCCGAGATCGGCACCCTGATCAAGGAGCGTCTCGTCCCGCGCGGCATCGACGTGACCACGGTCAACCTGCGCAACGTGAAGCCCTCCGACTCGCTCCAGGGCCAGATCGACCGCAAGATCCAGCAGCAGCAGGCGACCGAGCGCGCCCTTGAGGCCGCCCGTACCGCCCAGGCCGAGTCCGACCGGCGCCGGATCGAGGCGGAGGGCATCGCCCGCGCCAACAAGATCCTCAACGACTCGCTGACGGACAAGGTCCTCATGAACCAGTGCATCGACGCGTTCAAGGAGGCGGCGGCGAAGAACCCGATCTACACCGTGCCCTGCGCGAACGGCGGCTCCGCCCCGGTGATCGTGGACGGCTCGAAGCGCTGA